From Clostridia bacterium:
ATGCTCTGATACCCGAAACAGTAAAAATGGTATTTCTTCCTGTTTTTTCCTTTGATATCACTACTGCCAACGGTCAGCTTCTCGTCACAGCAGACCCCTGCGATTTGCCTGCTGATACCGTTTTCCTGGGCTTAACCGTAAATGCAAACGGCAAGGCATTGGAGCTTAAGCCCGTAACAGCAACTACAGCCACAGCCTTTGACGCAACAGATGTAAACGAAATAAGAGTCTTTGCCTGGGGTAACCGCTTTACTCCCGTATCCCAAAATTGCATTCAATCCGTAAATTAACAAATAACCCCTCAAAACGTAAGTTTTGAGGGGTTGCTTTTTACAGTTCCCGAATATCGTCACCGGTACATTCCAGTATAATATAGTTGCCCAGAATTCTGGAAGTTATGCGCTGGGAGTAAACCGTTTCCAGGTCATTAAAATCCAGGTTTGTGCTGATGATGGTGGGCTGGCGCTTGTTGGTACGGGTGTTGATTAAATCAAACAGCACCTCTGCGGTATAAGCTGTTACCATTTCGGCACCCAAATCATCAATAATCAAAAGCTCTGCGTCCATAATGCGGTCGATATGGCTTTTGGACAGCGCTTTGTCCTCATGATTGAACTTATAACTTTCAAACATGCGGAAAATTTTGTAAGCAGGCTGATAAAACACATCGTGACCCTGCTCTAAAACCGCCTTTGCGATACAGCTGGACAAAAAGGTTTTCCCAAGCCCCGTACCGCCGTATAAAAACAAGCTTTCGCCGTTGTTTTCGTTAAAACTGTCTGCAAAATTTTTGCAGATTTTCAGTACATCCTCCATGTTTTCACGAGCGTCCTCGGGATACACGTCCAGCCTGAAGGTGTCAAAGGACTGGGTGTCCATCATAAGAGGCAGGTTGGACTGCTTGAACGCCTCTTTTAAAAGGGCATCCTTAAAACAATCGCAATAGCCCAGGTCGGTATGGCCTTTGTCCTGACAAACACTACAGCGATACCTTGGCTCCAGATAATCGGATGCAAAACCGTTTTCGAACAGCAATTTTTGCTGTTCTGCCTGCAATATTTCTGCGTTTTTGCGGGAATTTTCCATTAGTTCTTCGGTATTTTCCGCGGTGAACGCCTTTTTGATGAGCATCAATCCTAAAGCGGTCAGTTCTTTTTCAATTTCCTGCAGACGCGGTACTGCGCGGAATGCTTCTTTTTTTCTGGTAATCTGTTTATTTTCCGCATCAAAGCGAAAGGAACTGAACTGCTCCTCTACCGCCTGATACACTTCTTTCGGGTAACCCATAACTTTCAAAATCCTCTCTTACAGATTTTTTGCAATTTTTCTTGCCCGTTCCCTTGCCTTTTCCTTTACCGAATCGTAATCCTTTTTACGAGGCTCAAAATTGGCAAATTTGGACGGTGTAACACGTTTTTTGGATGTTGGTACCGCGGGTGCGGAACTTCCTTCGTCAGCCGTTAAAATTTTGTTCATATAGGCAAAGGAAATTTTGCCTGTGGTATC
This genomic window contains:
- a CDS encoding ATP-binding protein; amino-acid sequence: MGYPKEVYQAVEEQFSSFRFDAENKQITRKKEAFRAVPRLQEIEKELTALGLMLIKKAFTAENTEELMENSRKNAEILQAEQQKLLFENGFASDYLEPRYRCSVCQDKGHTDLGYCDCFKDALLKEAFKQSNLPLMMDTQSFDTFRLDVYPEDARENMEDVLKICKNFADSFNENNGESLFLYGGTGLGKTFLSSCIAKAVLEQGHDVFYQPAYKIFRMFESYKFNHEDKALSKSHIDRIMDAELLIIDDLGAEMVTAYTAEVLFDLINTRTNKRQPTIISTNLDFNDLETVYSQRITSRILGNYIILECTGDDIREL